A stretch of DNA from Methanogenium sp. S4BF:
CATGAGCCAATGGGCAGTGCCACCAGAATATCTTTTTGAGAACGTAAGTGATACTGTTGTGAAGATTGTACTCGGTTATCATGTGATTCAGAATTATCACTGAAAATGAAAAAATTTGCTTTGGTTTCAGCATCTCTTCCTCCTGCACATTCAGGACAGTCAATGGTACTTGACCTTCTCCTGCGTGAATTGGATAGTCAGGACTATTGCCTGATAACACAAAAAAATTATTATAAATATAAATTACAGGGCAACTACTCTTCTCCTCTCGGCGCAAAATATTATTATCTTCAGCCTGATTTTCAGATCATGAGAGGTTTAATAAAGAGCGCCTCTATTTTAAAATCAGAGTCTGTCTTAAACAGAATATTGAGATTCCGCAGCAAACAAATTATTAAAATTGCGCAACGCGAAAAATGTTTTTTTATCGTTTCATGTACAGGCAATCTGTTTGATTTACCAGCAGCCTATCTTGCCAGCAAAAAAATAGGCATCCCATTCTTCGTATATGCTTTTGATTATTATTCCCAATATTTGTGCCCCATACAACAAGCCTTTGCAGAGAAGTATGAAATGCTCATGCTCAACGAGGCGGCTGGAATAATTGTTCCAAATGAATTCATGCAAGATGAATATAATGCTCGTTATGGGACAAAATCGATTGTCATCCACAATCCATGTGATCTCTTGAAATATAATTTAGATAATGGAGGAACCTTTTCAGGAGCCAATGAATTAAATGTCGGGATTGTATACACGGGTGCCATATATGAGGCACATTATGATGCATTCCGGAATTTAATTCAGGCAATTGAGCTCTTGAATATACCTGGATTGAACTTGCATATTTACACAACCCAGTCTCCAATAAAATTAAACGCAAATAAAATATGTGGGCCGGTGGTTAACCATGGGCATCAACCTGTCAGTACGATGCCCTCCCTGCAACAAAAAGCGGATATTCTCTTTCTCCCACTGGCATTTTCATCGGCATACGCAGATGTAATCAGAACCTCTGCACCGGGTAAAATTGGCGAGTATTTAGCAACGGGCAGGCCAATACTTGTACATGCCCCCCCTGATTCATTTGTTTCATGGTATTTCAAAAAATATGAA
This window harbors:
- a CDS encoding glycosyltransferase, which produces MKKFALVSASLPPAHSGQSMVLDLLLRELDSQDYCLITQKNYYKYKLQGNYSSPLGAKYYYLQPDFQIMRGLIKSASILKSESVLNRILRFRSKQIIKIAQREKCFFIVSCTGNLFDLPAAYLASKKIGIPFFVYAFDYYSQYLCPIQQAFAEKYEMLMLNEAAGIIVPNEFMQDEYNARYGTKSIVIHNPCDLLKYNLDNGGTFSGANELNVGIVYTGAIYEAHYDAFRNLIQAIELLNIPGLNLHIYTTQSPIKLNANKICGPVVNHGHQPVSTMPSLQQKADILFLPLAFSSAYADVIRTSAPGKIGEYLATGRPILVHAPPDSFVSWYFKKYECGFVVDTDNPECLAEGITKILEDRDLQYRLGRNARIRAEKDFSVEIAKERFKSILDSV